TGGCCATGGAGCCGGAGCAGCCCGTCCTGCTGCGCCAGGGCATCCAGCTCCACGTGGGCGACGTGCGCCTCACCTTCCATGACGCGGAGGGCTTCAACGAGCGCATCGGCCGCATCGCCGCCCAGGTGATGGCCCAGGCCGCCATGCCCCGCTGACGGAGGGGCGCCCTGCACCGGACGCGGCGGCGTGCCGCGGCCACGGCGGGACTACCGGGGCCGGCCCACCGTACCCAGGGACGTGGAGCGGGCATCCGGGCCCTGGGTGGCCATGATGACGCCAGTGGTGACGAGCGCCGCCGCGGCTCCCGCGCCGGCCCACACCCACCACTTGCGCGTCCAGGGCTTGGAGACCGCCCCGTGCTGCGTCATGCCCTGGGGCATGGGCTGGCTGAGGGCCTCCGTCGTGCGCACGGACAGCGACTGCTGCTCCGCCTCGCGCTCCGCGCGGCGCCGGGCCGCGGCCTCCGCTTCGGCCTTCGCCGCCTGGGCGCGGGCCTGCTGCACGGCCCTGTCGCGCTCGGCGCGCTCGCGCTCCAGCCGCCGGGACTCCTGCTCCCGCGCCCGCGTCTCCATCTCCGCCACCAGCTCGCGCGCGTCCGGCGCGGAGTCCTCGTCCGGCGCGAGCGCCAGGTAGCGCCGGTAGAAGAAGGCCGCGCGCGAGTACTGCCCCAGCTGCCGGTGGCACTGGGCCATGTTGAAGAGGAAGCCGGGCAGCGGCTTGAGCCGGTAGGCCTCCGTGAAGGACTTCAGCGCGTTGCTGAAGTCGCCCACGTCGTACGCCATGTTGCCCTCGGCGAAGTGCGCGCGCGCCTGGACCTCCGCGTCCGCCGTCTCCGCCCGCGCGGGTTGCGGCAGGCCGAGCAGCAGCAGCCCCAGCAGGGCCAGCACGCCGCCACTACGGAGCGAACGGGTCGATGACCGCATCCCGCACCCCCTTCTTCTTCGACGCCGGCCGCGAGGAGCCCGGCACCTGGCGCGGCGCCGTCTGCGCCTTGGCGAGCGGAAACTCCACCTCCGCATGCGTGTCCAGCTTCACCTCCCGCTCGAGCGGGACGTAGCCGGCCAGCTCCACCCTCAGGCCGATGGGCCCATTGGCCGCGGGCAGCTGCTTCACCATGGGCGTGATGCCCAGCACCTCGCCCGTGTCCGCCCGCTTCACCTGCGCGCCCTCCGGGAAGGAGCGCACCGTGAGCGTGACGGGCCCCTGGATGGCCGACGGGGCCACCGCCGCCACCGCCGAGGCCACCCCGGCCGCGAGGCCGCCGGGCTCGCGCGCGGACTGGAGCCCGTTCCAGGTGAGGATGCCGGACACCAACGCCAGCACCGCCGCGCCCGCGGCCACCACGACGTGGGGGCGCAGCGGCCCCGCCAGCGCGTGCATCCGCTTCGTCGGCCGCTCCGACGCGTCATGCGCCGCCTGCAGGGCAGCGCCCTCCGCGGCCGTCCCCGAGGCGGGCAGCAGCAGCAGCGACGTCGTCACCTCCGCCAGGCTCGCCGGCCGCGCGTCCTGCTCCTTCGCCAGGCAGCGCATGACCAGCGAGGAGAGCTGCGGCGGCAGGGGCTCGCCGGACGGCAGCAGCGCGGGCAGCGGCGGCGGCGGCTGGGTGATGATCTGCACCACCAGCTGGCCGAAGGCCGGGGCCTGGAAGGGCGGCCGCCCGGAGAGCATCTCGTAGAGGATGTTGCCCACCGCGTACACGTCCGAGCGCGCGTCCACCGGCAGCCCCGCGGCCTGCTCCGGCGCCATGTACGCGGGCGTGCCGATGATGGTGCCGTCCATCGTCCCGGTGGTGTTCCCCTCGGACGTGAGGAGCTTCGCCACGCCGAAGTCCAGCACCTTCACGAAGTCCGGCTGACCGGCGCGGTGGATGATGAAGAGGTTGTCCGGCTTGATGTCCCGGTGCACCACGCCCACCTGGTGGGCCGCCCCCAGCGCCGCGCACACCTGCACGGCGATGCGCTGGATGCGCGCGAGCGTCAGCTTCTCCTCCTGCAGCAGCGAGCCCAGGCTCTGCCCGCGCAACAGCTCCATGACGCAGTAGACGTGGCCGCCCTCGCCCTCGTCCACGAAGTCGAAAATCTCCACGATGTGCTCGTGGTTGATTTGGTTGACGGTGCGCGCCTCCTGGAAGAAGCGCTGCACGAAGCCGCTGTCGCGCGCGTGCTCGGGCTTGAGCACCTTGAGCGCCACCTGGCGCCCCAGCCGCGCGTGACGCGCCTGGAACACCCGGCCCATGGACCCCTCTCCGAGGAGCCGCTCGAGCTGGTAGTTCCCCAGCATGGAGCCTTCCTTCAGCTCCTCGCTGGCGCGGTGCACTACGCCACCCACGGCACCCCCGGTACTGGACAGCACGGTCTGTGCGAAGAGGTCATCGGAGCCCATGATGGGAAGAACTTTCCACGATCGCGTCCCGCGGCAACCCTTGCGGGACACTCTGTCTTCCCAGGGACGGCGTAGCTGTCGGCCTGTGAGAATTCGCTACGCCCAGGGGTGACACCACCCCTGTCGCTGCCCTCGGAAGGACACTCCCACTTCCTCCCAGGGCCGTTCGCCAGTGCCCATGCCAGTGCCCCCACCCCACCGGGGGCACTGACCACCAGCGAACACCGGCATGCTCCAATCACCCACACGTCCGGTTGCTCTGGCACGTCCCCGCCTGGCCGTTGGTGCGCGTGCACGCGGTGCCCTGGGGGCAGTCCGCCTGGTCCGAGCAGTCGGCCTGGTTGTTGCCGTCGTTGTCGACGCGGTCGTTGCAGATGGTCTCCTTCTTCGTGCCCGCGTCGCAGATGCAGCCGTTGCCACACGCCTGGTTGTCACAGTCCGTGCGGTCCGCGCAGTCGACGCCGTTGTTGCCGTCGTTGTCGGTGTTGTCGCCGCAGTTGGTCTCCGAGCGGACGCAGTTGGCGAGCCGGCAGCCCCGGCCACACTCGCCGCTGACGCAGTTGGGCTCCGCGCTGCCAGCCCTGCAGTCGATGGCGCCGTCGCCGTCGTCGTCCAGGTTGTTGGAGCAGTTCACCTCCTGGACGGCGCCGCCGATGCACGCCGACACCGTGCCCTGGCCCGAGGGCGTGCTGACAGGCGCGTAGTCGCAGTCCGTGCGGTCCGCGCAGTCGGCGCCTTCGGCGTTGTCGTTGTCGAGCGTGTCGCGGCAGTTCTCCTCCGCGCACACGGACGCCTCGCACCGCGCGGCCGAGTCCGGCTGGCCGGGAGAACACGCCTTCAGGTTGCAGTCCGGGTCCGCGCAGTCGATGAGCGCGTCGTCATCGTTGTTGACGCCATCCGAGCAGTTCGTCTCCACCCGCCGGCCGCCCGTGCAGGTGCAGCCCTCGCCGCAAATCTTGCCACCACACGACAGGGTGTCCGCACAGTCGACCTGGGTGTCGCCGTCGTCGTCCACGCCGTTGCCACAATCCCCCTCCTCGCACGAAGTGCTGCTCCGGCAGAGCAGGCCGTCGCCGCATTCCTTGTCGAGGCAGTTGGAGTCCGCGCAGTTGAGGTCGCCGTCTCCATCCTCGTCCCCGCTGCCGGTCCGACACGCCGTCTCCACCCGCGTGCCGGCGTTGCACACGCAGCCCTCGCCGCAGGCCTGGTTGTCGCAGTTGTCGCGGTCCGCGCAGTC
This DNA window, taken from Pyxidicoccus xibeiensis, encodes the following:
- a CDS encoding tetratricopeptide repeat protein yields the protein MRSSTRSLRSGGVLALLGLLLLGLPQPARAETADAEVQARAHFAEGNMAYDVGDFSNALKSFTEAYRLKPLPGFLFNMAQCHRQLGQYSRAAFFYRRYLALAPDEDSAPDARELVAEMETRAREQESRRLERERAERDRAVQQARAQAAKAEAEAAARRRAEREAEQQSLSVRTTEALSQPMPQGMTQHGAVSKPWTRKWWVWAGAGAAAALVTTGVIMATQGPDARSTSLGTVGRPR
- a CDS encoding serine/threonine-protein kinase; amino-acid sequence: MGSDDLFAQTVLSSTGGAVGGVVHRASEELKEGSMLGNYQLERLLGEGSMGRVFQARHARLGRQVALKVLKPEHARDSGFVQRFFQEARTVNQINHEHIVEIFDFVDEGEGGHVYCVMELLRGQSLGSLLQEEKLTLARIQRIAVQVCAALGAAHQVGVVHRDIKPDNLFIIHRAGQPDFVKVLDFGVAKLLTSEGNTTGTMDGTIIGTPAYMAPEQAAGLPVDARSDVYAVGNILYEMLSGRPPFQAPAFGQLVVQIITQPPPPLPALLPSGEPLPPQLSSLVMRCLAKEQDARPASLAEVTTSLLLLPASGTAAEGAALQAAHDASERPTKRMHALAGPLRPHVVVAAGAAVLALVSGILTWNGLQSAREPGGLAAGVASAVAAVAPSAIQGPVTLTVRSFPEGAQVKRADTGEVLGITPMVKQLPAANGPIGLRVELAGYVPLEREVKLDTHAEVEFPLAKAQTAPRQVPGSSRPASKKKGVRDAVIDPFAP